A window of Micromonas commoda chromosome 13, complete sequence contains these coding sequences:
- a CDS encoding predicted protein, translating to MGVPGEDSAPALFEFGTAFLKQEVLGRLDLADRASLLETCRSGRDLVKDAGLDPSTSGRLQLKDFVGSVERLAWARDHGCPMDTTVCATVALHGQLDVLQWAVEQGSPWDALTTAAAAEGGHLEVLKWAREKGCPWLCWTIESAAEHGHLEVLMWARERGCEWSPLACSLAARGGHLQVLRWLRDESVHGKGSVCPWNAWTTEEASKAGHVEVLRWAYQIGGCSINATRCVKRAVENGRLEVLKYLWEQNPDFFDGIADVWRMAGVCGQIEVLRWLFAVGARPADFSDEVNITAGWGRHKSGFECLRWAYDVAHVPLTSDNIWDAAVGGMLEAMQWLREREVDWADGTTTELAKSGHLELLIWARQNGASWEEETFPCVKYTRGLGRIRRYLRDEGCPGSSSEDPDNADVDWMD from the coding sequence ATGGGCGTACCCGGAGAGGACAGCGCTCCAGCGCTGTTCGAATTCGGCACCGCGTTCCTGAAGCAGGAGGTGCTCGGCCGGCTGGATCTCGCGGACCGAGCATCGTTACTCGAAACCTGCCGAAGCGGTCGCGACCTCGTCAAGGATGCGGGATTGGACCCGTCCACCAGCGGGCGGCTGCAGCTGAAGGATTTTGTCGGGTCAGTGGAGCGATTGGCGTGGGCGCGAGACCACGGCTGCCCGATGGACACCACAGTCTGTGCTACCGTCGCTCTGCATGGTCAGCTTGACGTGCTGCAGTGGGCAGTGGAGCAGGGCTCGCCTTGGGATGCGCTCACAACGGCGGCAGCAGCGGAAGGCGGACACCTGGAAGTGCTAAAATGGGCGAGGGAAAAGGGATGCCCCTGGTTATGCTGGACCATCGAGAGTGCCGCTGAGCACGGGCACCTCGAAGTCCTCATGTGGGCGAGAGAGCGTGGGTGCGAATGGAGTCCTCTCGCGTGTTCGCTTGCGGCGCGGGGTGGTCACCTCCAGGTTCTGAGGTGGCTCAGAGACGAGAGTGTGCATGGGAAAGGGTCGGTGTGCCCTTGGAACGCGTGGACCACCGAGGAAGCGTCGAAAGCCGGTCATGTTGAAGTTTTGCGCTGGGCTTATCAAATTGGCGGATGTTCCATCAATGCGACTCGATGCGTcaagcgcgcggtggagaatGGGCGACTCGAGGTGCTGAAATACCTCTGGGAGCAGAACCCCGACTTCTTCGATGGGATCGCAGATGTGTGGAGGATGGCGGGCGTGTGCGGTCAGATCGAGGTGTTGCGTTGGTTGTTCGCTGTTGGCGCGAGGCCTGCGGACTTCAGCGATGAAGTCAACATCACCGCCGGGTGGGGGCGACATAAAAGTGGATTCGAATGCCTGCGATGGGCATACGATGTTGCGCACGTGCCTCTGACGTCAGATAACATATGGGACGCTGCAGTTGGCGGCATGCTCGAGGCTATGCAATGGCTCAGGGAGCGAGAGGTTGATTGGGCGGATGGAACCACCACTGAGCTCGCCAAGTCGGGTCACTTGGAGTTGCTGATATGGGCGCGACAGAACGGCGCTTCGTGGGAGGAAGAGACTTTCCCGTGCGTCAAGTACACGCGGGGACTGGGTAGGATCCGCAGATATCTCAGAGACGAAGGGTGTCCTGGAAGCAGTTCGGAAGACCCAGACAACGCCGACGTAGATTGGATGGATTAA
- the SDH2 gene encoding succinate dehydrogenase (probably the flavoprotein subunit; the succinate dehydrogenase protein complex is a 4 subunits complex that catalyzes the reaction: succinate + ubiquinone = fumarate + ubiquinol), translated as MSLRRKIIGAAARWAGSSAAPQWARQAVCGFHSTGAASAAAGAPGKSAYTIIDHEYDAVVVGAGGAGLRAAIGLSEHGLKTACITKLFPTRSHTVAAQGGINAALGNMTEDDWRWHAYDTIKGSDWLGDQDAIQYMCREAPKAVIELENYGLPFSRTDDGKIYQRAFGGQSLDYGKGGQAYRCACAADRTGHAMLHTLYGQALKHDTQFFVEYFALDLIMHEGECVGVVAMCMEDGTIHRFRSHKTVLATGGYGRAYFSATSAHTCTGDGNAMVTRAGLPMQDLEFVQFHPTGIYGAGCLITEGSRGEGGILRNSEGERFMERYAPSAKDLASRDVVSRSMTIEIREGRGVGPEKDHIYLHLNHLPPELLAERLPGISETAAIFAGVDVTKEPIPVIPTVHYNMGGIPTNYKGEVLTLGSDGKDTVVPGLLAAGECASSSVHGANRLGANSLLDIVVFGRACANTIAETLKPGTPHKKIPSDAGENAVAHLDKVRWSNGQHSTADVRKTMQRVMQDDAAVFRTQETLAEGVKKIDEVAARLDDLKVTDKSMVWNTDLIEALELHNLMPNAQITMHSAEQRKESRGAHAREDFPDRDDANWMKHTLGWVDDKRKVNIDYRAVIQTPLDDEMEHVPPKARVY; from the exons ATGAGCCTCCGCCGGAAGatcatcggcgcggcggcgcggtgggctggctcgtccgccgccccgcaATGGGCCCGTCAGGCTGTCTGCGGGTTCCactccaccggcgcggcgtccgccgccgcaggaGCGCCCg GCAAAAGCGCTTACACCATTATCGACCACGAGTAcgatgccgtcgtcgttggtGCGGGTGGCGCGGGTCTTCGAGCCGCCATCGGCTTGTCCGAGCACGGTCTCAAGACGGCGTGCATCACCAAGCTCTTCCCCACGCGCTCGCACACGGTTGCCGCGCAGGGTGGCATCAACGCAGCTCTCGGCAACATGACGGAGGATGACTGGAGGTGGCATGCGTACGACACCATCAAGGGCTCGGACTGGCTCGGAGACCAGGACGCCATCCAGTACATGTGTCGTGAGGCGCCCAAGGCTGTGATCGAGCTCGAGAACTACGGCTTGCCGTTCAGTCgcaccgacgacggcaagATCTACCAGCGCGCTTTTGGCGGCCAGTCGCTGGACTACGGCAAGGGTGGCCAGGCATACAGGTGtgcgtgcgccgcggacagGACGGGGCACGCGATGCTTCACACCCTGTACGGACAGGCCCTGAAGCACGACACCCAATTCTTCGTGGAGTACTTTGCGCTCGATCTCATCATGCACGAGGGCGAGTGCGTCGGCGTGGTCGCGATGTGCATGGAGGACGGCACCATCCACAGGTTCAGGTCGCACAAGACCGTCCTGGCCACGGGTGGCTACGGGCGCGCGTacttctccgcgacgtccgcgcacACGTGCACGGGAGACGGTAACGCGATGGTGActcgcgcgggtctcccCATGCAAGATCTCGAGTTTGTCCAGTTCCACCCCACCGGCATCTACGGCGCTGGGTGCCTCATCACCGAGGGTTCGCGAGGTGAGGGAGGTATCCTGAGGAACAGCGAGGGTGAGCGCTTCATGGAGCGTTACGCGCCTTCCGCCAAGGATCTTGCCtctcgcgacgtcgtgtcTCGCTCCATGACCATCGAGAttcgcgagggacgaggcgTCGGGCCGGAGAAGGACCACATCTACCTCCACCTCAACCACCTCCCcccggagctcctcgccgagcgtcTGCCTGGCATCTCCGAGACTGCCGCGATCTTCGCCGGGGTTGACGTCACCAAGGAGCCCATCCCGGTCATTCCCACGGTGCATTACAACATGGGTGGCATACCCACCAACTACAAGGGCGAGGTACTGACCCTGGGCTCCGACGGTAAGGACACGGTTGTCCCGGgcctgctcgccgcgggtgagtGCGCGAGTTCCTCCGTTCACGGTGCAAACCGCTTGGGCGCCAACTCCCTTCTCGACATCGTCGTGTTCGGCCGCGCCTGCGCGAACACCATCGCTGAGACCCTCAAGCCTGGCACGCCCCACAAGAAAATCCcctccgacgcgggcgagaacGCTGTGGCGCACCTGGACAAGGTTCGATGGAGCAACGGCCAGCACTCAACGGCAGACGTCAGGAAGACGATGCAGAGGGTGATgcaggacgacgccgccgtgttCCGCACGCAGGAGACCCTGGCCGAGGGTGTGAAGAAgatcgacgaggtcgccgcccgtTTGGATGACCTCAAGGTGACGGACAAGAGCATGGTGTGGAACACCGACCTcatcgaggcgctcgagctccacaACCTGATGCCCAACGCGCAAATCACCATGCACTCTGCCGAGCAGCGCAaggagagccgcggcgctcacgctCGCGAGGACTTCCCAGACCGCGACGATGCCAACTGGATGAAACACACCCTTGGTTGGGTCGATGACAAGCGCAAGGTGAACATCGACTACCGTGCGGTCATTCAGACCCCGCTGGACGACGAGATGGAGCACGTGCCCCCCAAGGCGAGGGTGTACTAA
- a CDS encoding predicted protein encodes MGAVGKKRSAERVEEATESFRKVLDSLTNEASARGKRLSHWARQPRPRPIYEICDLFCAERTATPKKKPQAHVRPPPMAPSLFYAPKSSAYADGSGDPHPFISRWQERAARRKVERIVAKARRSTGGAVREHEEHSEPYREFPRQQMAFEWGDAWEEKNRAVTRRLAEGEDGDKDKDEHHTTAMRFFSAEDHSTGRRKFIASTYEEFWRRYSAPELFGKRHHYELIREARPCHLYFDLEYALGANADVNGTAATDALVELVLEDLATREGVVGADGAPLRPAQCVMELQSTSATKFSRHLVFRTPGVAFANAAHAGHFVRRLFDRILKDRETDPRCEACFVRKEDDDGVKGASERDIPFVDLGVYTRNRAFRLYLSSKSGKNVRLLPTHRLWRPPGVTVPATMADETMFYSSLVCNVERGARLISYEGVGQQSSYIGGRQLQGYGVITAEQANVNRGDCPRGITDGVMPCPETAAFVCRDFDEWSPAGCSGAEVRTWCAFPDHGVVVMNMQKNRFCENVERPHKSNNVMFVVDFREGAYYQRCHDPECRGHRGCLRPLPSELAREAVALASFITEEPKAEWTPPSFDDDDDDEELFWSVAAEEDGPAKNDIAWKPPTFKDDEADATFWAEAAALAS; translated from the coding sequence ATGGGGGCGGTCGGGAAGAAGCGCTCGGCGGAGCGCGTGGAGGAGGCCACGGAGAGCTTCCGTAAGGTCCTGGATAGTCTCACGAacgaggcgtcggcgaggggaaAGCGGCTCAGTCATTGGGCTCGACaaccgaggccgaggccgataTACGAGATCTGCGACCTCTTCTGCGCCGAGCGCACTGCTacgccgaagaagaagccTCAGGCGCACGTgaggccgccgcccatgGCCCCGTCGCTCTTCTACGCGCCCAAGAGTTCTGCATACGCGGATGGGTCCGGAGACCCGCACCCATTCATCTCCAGGTGGCAGGAGAgagccgcgaggaggaaggtTGAGAGGATCGTGGCCAAGGCGCGACGAAGCACGGGAGGTGCGGTGCGCGAGCACGAGGAGCACAGCGAGCCGTACAGAGAGTTCCCGCGGCAGCAGATGGCGTTCGAGTGGGGAGATGCGTGGGAGGAGAAGaaccgcgcggtgacgaggcgACTCGCCGAGGGAGAAGATGGCGACAAGGACAAGGACGAACACCACACCACCGCGATGAGATTCTTCTCGGCGGAGGATCACTCGACTGGGAGACGCAAAttcatcgcgtcgacgtacgAAGAGTTCTGGCGCAGGTACAGCGCCCCGGAGCTGTTCGGCAAGAGGCATCACTACGAGCTAATACGCGAGGCGAGACCGTGCCATCTCTACTTCGACCTGGAGTACGCGCTGGGCGCCAACGCGGACGTCAACGGAACAGCCGCGACGGATGCGCTCGTCGAACTCGTCCTCGAAGACCTGGCCACGCGCGAGGGGGtcgtgggcgcggacggcgcgccgctTCGACCTGCCCAGTGCGTGATGGAGCTACAGTCGACGAGTGCGACCAAGTTCTCTCGGCATCTCGTGTTCAGGACGCCGGGTGTCGCgttcgccaacgcggcgcacgcgggtcATTTCGTTCGTAGGCTCTTCGACAGGATACTGAAGGACAGGGAAACCGACCCGCGGTGCGAGGCGTGCTTCGTGCGCAAAgaggacgatgacggtgTAAAGGGCGCCAGCGAGCGCGACATTCCATTCGTGGATCTCGGTGTTTACACGCGCAACCGAGCGTTTCGGCTGTACTTGTCGTCCAAGAGCGGGAAGAACGTTCGGCTGCTGCCCACGCACCGCCTGTGGCGCCCACCGGGCGTCACCGttccggcgacgatggctgACGAGACCATGTTCTACTCATCTCTGGTATGTAACGTGGAGCGGGGAGCCAGACTTATATCTTATGAGGGCGTCGGGCAGCAGAGCTCCTACATCGGTGGCAGGCAACTGCAGGGCTATGGCGTGATAACAGCAGAGCAAGCCAATGTTAACCGCGGCGATTGTCCTCGTGGTATAACAGATGGTGTAATGCCCTGCCCTGAGACGGCCGCGTTTGTATGCCGTGATTTCGACGAATGGTCACCCGCGGGCTGCTCTGGCGCCGAGGTTCGAACGTGGTGCGCGTTTCCCGATCACGGGGTTGTGGTGATGAACATGCAGAAGAACAGGTTCTGCGAGAACGTTGAACGACCGCACAAAAGCAACAACGTCATGTTTGTGGTGGACTTCCGCGAGGGGGCATATTACCAGCGATGCCACGATCCGGAGTGTCGCGGTCATAGAGGATGTCTCCGACCTCTTCCCTCGGAGTTGGCtcgcgaggctgtcgcgcTCGCATCGTTCATTACGGAGGAACCGAAGGCTGAGTGGACACCGCCGAGCTTTGATgatgatgacgacgatgaggagtTGTTTTGGTCTGTCGCGGCAGAGGAGGACGGGCCGGCCAAGAACGACATCGCGTGGAAACCGCCTACATTTAAGGACGATGAagccgacgcgacgttctGGGCTGAGGCAGCGGCGTTGGCCAGTTAG